AATTTGTCCTTTTCAAGGATCTCTTCATGGACTTCCTCAGCAGATCTTGAAACGCTAGATCCTTCAGCATCTTTTGTGCTTACAACTGAAGTAGTCCCTTCCTCAGTATATATTGTCTGATGATTCTCAACcttattttcttcttcatttTGCTCAGCATCAACTGCACCAGGTGACACAACTGTGTCATCGTTGTCTGGTGAATTTTCGAGCACACATGATGGGAGGACGCCATCCATATGTGAAGAATCAGTTCTGGTGCTATCTTCATCAACGGCACCATTCACACTAACAGCACAAGAATGCCTTAGAGTAGAAGTACCATGATCCTCTGTGACTGAATCATGTGCAGCAACTTCATTGGCTGATTTTGCTCCTTGACTTCTATCAGATGCGTATTCCATGTTCAGATACTCTGTTGGAAATGGGGCCCAAAGGGATTCTTGATGACAAAGTATATCATAAGATAAAACACTTCCTAACGAGTGGCCATACAATGAAACCTGTAAAAAAGGGCAAGtcaaatatttatttaattattggCACAATTGCAATCACAAGAAAATTGTGAACAAGCCGTGAATTGCAAACCTTTCCGCTGTAACCAGGATTTCTCTTCAGAAATTTCATGTACAACTTGTTCAACTGGTTTGAGACCTGTAATAAATTCAAGTTATTAATTTATTGTAAGGAGTTCAGCAATGCTGCCAATCATTCAGGTAATACAGTATAAAAAATATCATGGGAATATTCAAGTTTTTCTAATATACACCAAAGGAGGATATCTGGAGCAGTAAAATGGAGAGTCAAAGACATAGTATCAATGTTATCAACAGTTGCTTGGACTAATCAGATTTGGTTCTAAAACCACCAAACAAAACCAAGAGTTTcgtaaaaacaaacaaacagacCAAAAAACAGAAAACAGAGGGTAGTGCAGTTACATAGCAAATTACCGAGTCAATAATATGCTGACAGTAGATAGGACTCATGTAATATAGAACATCATGAACTGTGGCACCTAATGCAACTCGAAGACCTTTAACTCCATCCAAAGTGAGTTTCTCAACAGTATGTTCACCACTGAGCTTCAAACCCTTCCTCCACTGCAATAATAAGCACCAGTATTAGAAATGGAAGTCATCAACAACAACGGAGATCTAATCATATGATGTATAATGATTGCATAAAATAAACAACTTTGTTATATGTTCTCTTATCAATATAAATAAGCAACAACTAAACAATTGTTATTAAGTATGCATATATCTCAAAATGCCTGAGTGTTGGATAACAGCTAGTATTGAGTTAGTTCACATTAAACCATAGACAATAGACAATATTTAAAGGTAATACTGTAAAGTGCTAGGCCTTTTTTATTAGAATATATAGCAAAGAAATTCATAACAATTAACCACTGGCTACAAGTTAGAATTCTTTAGTAGTAAGCTTATTGTATTGCTGGGGTTGTATTgctgagagagggagggagagttgCCCGTGTGGTATTTTCTGTAGATGGTTATTCttgttcttaaaaaaaataatgcacAGCCCTCCTCTTATTCGAGGGCAAAAAAAAGATCTCAGCAGGATGTATCACTTATGGGGAAACTCTGAATTCTTACCTGACAGGGAATAAATAGAACCCTCTGGGTGCTTCTTTGATAAGAAGTTAAGTATCTTTCAGCTAGGTTAGCAGTTACTCGACGGAAATCGACAACATCATCAACAAGATTAGCTTTCTCCAGCCTCTGCCCAATGCCATGAACCATGAATACAAGATGACCAACTGGAACCTATGAAGAAGCAATTGCAGAACGTATTATCACTTCAAAGTTTTTTGCTGCACACAAAACCTTGTAAAATTTATGGGAATTATTTTCAACACAATGAACTTCTGATTATCCAATAATGTGGCAACCTTTGGTGTATGATAATAGTGCCTTCATTCAGGCGACGGAAAAAGGTGCTGCATTGAACTATATAGTTTTGTACATACGGTCATTTGCCATCAGGCCGATCCCAATGCAAAATATCCAGGGTGATGTCTAAGAGATGAGAGAGTGCATCAACCATTTAATACCTAGATGCCTAGTGTCCACACATGATGCCTATGGTACTTTTCATGGCAAAAAGACAAATGAGTTAACGAATTATGAGGACACTACCTTCCCCTGATGCTTGTTTTGTGGTTTCTTGCGTCTTAGATCGAAGCCAAGCCTGTTCCTTCATGGAGACACTagtttcttctctctcttttaaTTGTTCACACCAGATTTTATCCTACTCGGACACTATGCCTAAGGCATTGCCATTTTGGAGCATCGGTAGTGACCTCATGTCTTTTAAGTACATCACATCATGCCACCTAGTGTATATTTACCAAAAATGTTGCTAACAGCCTACCAATAAGGGAGTTAGGTTAACTAGAATATAGTAGGGAAGAGGTATTTTAAAATACTTTTTTTGTAACAATAATGTATAACTAAATCCTTTGCCTCTGGAGAACTCACAGTGCACTTTAGTCTCACTTACAAATTCAGACTACCGATATGGAGAAAGAAAAGGTCACTGCAACAAAGACAGTAAATACCTGAGAGCAATAATCATCCATTTCCTCTTCCTTTCGCTGACGCAACTCATCCTGGCAAAGAATCATATGGCAGTTATACACTAAACAAGAATTGATCATAGAAAAAGAATACAGCAATAGCACGATGGTGAAAGGCAATTGTTTGCATTCAAGCTTCATACCTACAGGATTGATATGATCTAAGTTGACAAACCAAAAATAGGAGTGCACTTCAAAATTTAAGGCAGAAAAATAGAGAACTAAGCAGTTTTTCAGCAATAGTCCATTTGTTTTGCTATTGTTTTTCATGAAAGATACAACACTCAAGTACCCATGCAGCAAAGTGGTAGGCCCGTGAAAGGTGAGATGGTGACCTTCATCTACACACTACAAAATATTTGGTGTAGCTAAGTGTATATAATTAATATCAGGTGTACCAGACCAAATTACATGTTCAACAGGATATAGCTGAAATTGGTTTATCTGAACTTGTGCCTACATCAAAATTGCAATCCATACAGATGCCGACATTTTGCGGTTACAAAATAAAGAACAAATGAGCAGAAACATCAAATGGACCGAGTATCAAGATTTCAGTTTctttttagaataaaaaattaaaaacaaaagCTTCAACTTGCAAATTTGCTAAGCCATCATAATTGTGAGGTTGAAAACATTTCATAGATAAGGCATTAAGAAACACTAACATTGTAGGTTACCTGTGAAGACTTTGCAGGATCAGAAAGAGGAAACCCACGCCTTAATTTGATTGTGTTGCTACCAAGCTTAGGACCTGTATCAAAGACAAGCCAAGCTTCCCAAGTATCATCCTCTCCAGTAAAAAGAGCATGCAAATCCTGCAGAAATTATATATTAGCCTTGACCCCAAATTATCAATCTTCATTTTCTGAGGAAGCTTTATCAGCATTACATACCGGTGTACTTCCTTGAAGATCAACCCGTGCTGCAAATAAGCCTGAAGGTTGAAATTTGCGGCGATGCCAGACCTAGTTTTGACAACAACATGGCATTAAGCTATTTTCTGAGCTAAAAGTAAGAGAAGGGGTTATGAGTATTGAGTATGGCCAAAACTAACAGTGAAAGACGACTAGAGTGAAAGGTTTATGAACAGTGTAGATCACATCACAGCTTATGTACTTATATCATTTGCTATCACAACCGTGAAGCCCATGGTTCAGAGCTAAGTTCCCAGCCCATCGAATTAATTTAACTATCTGATAAGTGAGTTTAGTTATCCTTTATAGCACAAACTAAATATCCAAAGATTCCATAAACAGTTCAAAATTAAGCTCCCAGCCCATTGAATTGATTTAGAGTATTTGGATCTGGTGAGGCAAGCTTGGTTATCATTCCTAAAGCAAATGACTTTTCAAAATTCCTTAGCAGTTATGGTAAATTGGCAATCCAAGAAATATTTACGGATAGTCTTGGCAAAATGTTACCAAATAACACCCCAAAACGTTTGTACCTGACAATTATATGCTAACTCAAGTTGTTCAGAAACATCCTCGCGCATGGGAAGCCAATCAAGACCACCTTTGCGAGCAAACCAGTGGCCTCTCAAGACACGCCTGTTTTCCCCATTCCAGTACACAGGGAAGCAATGACGCCTCATCAAATCAACCTGCAGGATAGTAGGCTGTTATGACAACCATACATTCACTAGAAAGCATACTGGGAGTTGAGTAGTCAATAACAATGGGTAGAATACAAATAGGAGCCAAAGTTTTACTTCCTAATGATTCGTATACATGATTCAAATTGGTAATGGTAGAGCATACCAGAAAAGAGAGTACAAACCTCAAATAGTCCACCTTTCACAGGAACCCCAACCCGCTCTTCCTCCACCTTATAAAGATATTCAGAATCATCACTTTGAACCAATGATCCTCTTGGTCCTTCACTGCATTGGGCGTATTCTTTCCACCAGTATGCAAGAAGCTCTTCCTCCCTCTACGAATAGTAACATAATGAAATGAACTTCAACTCTTCACCAAAGTGGTTACGAATGGAAAATATAGTTCCCCTTATATTGCATACAGAAGACGTAAATGAAGAGCAAAACAAGTTTAAACGCAAATGTGCACGCATAGACTGTTATAGATAAATTAGTAAGTGTAAAACTAAGAAATCACCATCATGGATTAATAGTTAGAAGATGTTAACTAATTTGCAGATGGATGTATTTTAGGCATCTGTATCTATGTTAAGATACAAACCTCCAAGAAAGATGCCTCGAGTGCCAGAGAGTCCCTCTCGCTGAACCGGAAGTAGTCTCCTTTCCCAACTATCTCCGTCCTTGGTACCGAAGAAGAGAGCACTGCATCAACCATAAATCACAAGAAACCTTTAAGAGTCGAATCATCGATACATCTACCTCGCGCATTGATAACATGATAGTCCACGAGAACAATGCACTACAACAATAGCATGTGTGCTGAACTGTGCAGGCGTGTTCTGCAACTGCTCAATTATAGTTCTGCAACTGTTCAATTATAGTGATCCTAAAGTAGATAGAAGTCACATGGAACTTGAATCCACCCCGATTTGAAGGTTCAGGGGACCGCACCTTTTAATTTCCCAGTTCCCACTTCCCACGACAGTCATGAGCCCAAATTAGTAACTAGTTTGAGTGACATACTGACATCTAAACCCCGATTAACGCTAGTCGTAGAGTTAGCCCGAGCCATGGATGATGAGTTGCTCCGAAGCAGTTGATTAGGGGGGAAGGGCCACTGATCAGCTGTTGGAGCACTCAAGGAAACCGGAACGCCCAAGTGAAACTCACCCGGGTGCGCAGGGCAGGTGGATGCAGCGGGAGGGAGAGCAAGGGACGGGGGGCGGGCGCACCTTTGTCGGCGAGGGGGAGCTTGCAGAAGTACCAGCGGACCTCCTGGCCGTCGGAGGGGCTGTTGGTGCGCGCGAGGTACTTGTGGCGCGCCGCGCAGTGCTTGATCGCGTCCTCCAGCCGCCGGATGTTGGACGCCGTGTTCCGCAGCGAGTCCGGCGAcgcgcccacctccgccgctgGGCCTCCAGCCGCGCGGCTCGTGGACGCGCCCGACGACGACGCGTCCCCGGGCACGTCCTCCCGCGCCCAGCTCTCTTCCGGCCCCGCCATCCGGGTTCGggatcgccggcggcgagggaaaagggtggaggagggagt
The genomic region above belongs to Setaria italica strain Yugu1 chromosome VI, Setaria_italica_v2.0, whole genome shotgun sequence and contains:
- the LOC101771131 gene encoding phospholipase SGR2 isoform X1, with the translated sequence MAGPEESWAREDVPGDASSSGASTSRAAGGPAAEVGASPDSLRNTASNIRRLEDAIKHCAARHKYLARTNSPSDGQEVRWYFCKLPLADKVLSSSVPRTEIVGKGDYFRFSERDSLALEASFLEREEELLAYWWKEYAQCSEGPRGSLVQSDDSEYLYKVEEERVGVPVKGGLFEVDLMRRHCFPVYWNGENRRVLRGHWFARKGGLDWLPMREDVSEQLELAYNCQVWHRRKFQPSGLFAARVDLQGSTPDLHALFTGEDDTWEAWLVFDTGPKLGSNTIKLRRGFPLSDPAKSSQDELRQRKEEEMDDYCSQVPVGHLVFMVHGIGQRLEKANLVDDVVDFRRVTANLAERYLTSYQRSTQRVLFIPCQWRKGLKLSGEHTVEKLTLDGVKGLRVALGATVHDVLYYMSPIYCQHIIDSVSNQLNKLYMKFLKRNPGYSGKVSLYGHSLGSVLSYDILCHQESLWAPFPTEYLNMEYASDRSQGAKSANEVAAHDSVTEDHGTSTLRHSCAVSVNGAVDEDSTRTDSSHMDGVLPSCVLENSPDNDDTVVSPGAVDAEQNEEENKVENHQTIYTEEGTTSVVSTKDAEGSSVSRSAEEVHEEILEKDKLIVSLEEEVKHLKARLEQLEQQNHVLTKSINGVEHHEGKSANQAMNSVKLFTAQGSTNQSYSPQIRYTKLNFKVDTFFAVGSPLGVFLSLRNVRIGIGKGQGYWQDENIIEEMPCCRQMFNIFHPFDPVAYRVEPLVCEDYLKKRPVIVPYHRGGKRIHVGVQEFTEDIAARSQAIARQLKSLKVKAVAAMLALSRNDTEEDCVSANEKERSYGSMMMERLTGSPDGRIDHVLQEKTFQHSYLSALGAHTNYWRDHDTALFILRHLYRDIPEEPPENEIERVPIKLFYERDPFVEETPLTFADEALVKEFSRKVRTCSRRKENDANCETS
- the LOC101771131 gene encoding phospholipase SGR2 isoform X2, translated to MAGPEESWAREDVPGDASSSGASTSRAAGGPAAEVGASPDSLRNTASNIRRLEDAIKHCAARHKYLARTNSPSDGQEVRWYFCKLPLADKVLSSSVPRTEIVGKGDYFRFSERDSLALEASFLEREEELLAYWWKEYAQCSEGPRGSLVQSDDSEYLYKVEEERVGVPVKGGLFEVDLMRRHCFPVYWNGENRRVLRGHWFARKGGLDWLPMREDVSEQLELAYNCQVWHRRKFQPSGLFAARVDLQGSTPDLHALFTGEDDTWEAWLVFDTGPKLGSNTIKLRRGFPLSDPAKSSQDELRQRKEEEMDDYCSQVPVGHLVFMVHGIGQRLEKANLVDDVVDFRRVTANLAERYLTSYQRSTQRVLFIPCQWRKGLKLSGEHTVEKLTLDGVKGLRVALGATVHDVLYYMSPIYCQHIIDSVSNQLNKLYMKFLKRNPGYSGKVSLYGHSLGSVLSYDILCHQESLWAPFPTEYLNMEYASDRSQGAKSANEVAAHDSVTEDHGTSTLRHSCAVSVNGAVDEDSTRTDSSHMDGVLPSCVLENSPDNDDTVVSPGAVDAEQNEEENKVENHQTIYTEEGTTSVVSTKDAEGSSVSRSAEEVHEEILEKDKLIVSLEEEVKHLKARLEQLEQQNHVLTKSINGVEHHEAQGSTNQSYSPQIRYTKLNFKVDTFFAVGSPLGVFLSLRNVRIGIGKGQGYWQDENIIEEMPCCRQMFNIFHPFDPVAYRVEPLVCEDYLKKRPVIVPYHRGGKRIHVGVQEFTEDIAARSQAIARQLKSLKVKAVAAMLALSRNDTEEDCVSANEKERSYGSMMMERLTGSPDGRIDHVLQEKTFQHSYLSALGAHTNYWRDHDTALFILRHLYRDIPEEPPENEIERVPIKLFYERDPFVEETPLTFADEALVKEFSRKVRTCSRRKENDANCETS